In one window of Lewinella sp. 4G2 DNA:
- a CDS encoding helix-turn-helix domain-containing protein, translating to MNKPFTPVPVRIDVVTMPVNELRQLITDTVTDAMNRATAAAAKGAKTAPNGAAVLPELLTRKEAAALLRVGVATLDGYVRDGMLTKYKVGRSQTRLKRDEVRELARLAQ from the coding sequence ATGAACAAGCCATTTACCCCCGTACCCGTCCGCATCGATGTTGTCACTATGCCGGTTAATGAGCTGCGGCAACTGATTACAGATACCGTTACCGACGCCATGAACCGCGCCACCGCCGCAGCTGCCAAGGGCGCTAAGACCGCCCCTAACGGTGCCGCAGTATTACCGGAGCTGTTGACCCGCAAAGAAGCCGCCGCCCTGCTACGGGTAGGCGTGGCGACGTTGGACGGCTACGTACGGGACGGTATGCTAACAAAGTACAAAGTAGGCCGCAGCCAAACGCGGTTGAAGCGTGACGAAGTAAGAGAACTAGCCCGGCTAGCTCAATAA